Within the Candidatus Nitrospira nitrificans genome, the region GGAGGGGAACCGACCAGCGAGGAACATCGTCGACGAAGTATTCGAACCGGTGTCGCGGGCTTGGCGCGGCATCGGCGACATTCCGGCAAGCGGTCTTCGGCTGAGAGCCGCGTACAGCGCCTACGACGCAGAGGTGAAGTTTCGCCGGGAACTTGCGCAACTCGTCGAAGGAAAGGAGGATCCAGAATGCCGGAGCGGGCTCGTTCTCCAGGGTCTGCTCAAGCCGATGGACTGTCCGGCCTTCGGGACTCGTTGCACGCCGGAACAGCCCTTAGGCGCGCCGATGGTGTCGAGCGAAGGGGCCTGCGCCGCTTACTATAGATACCGGGGGCAAGTGAAGCGTGAAGCCCGCTTCACCGACTCAGCGAGGCGAGCGTGAAGCGTATAGGCCGACAGTTTCAGGTTTCATGTTTGATTTTGTAACTTTTGGTTTCTGCGAACTTGAAACGTGAAGCTAGCAACTCAGGATCAAGATACGAAACAGGACGATGACCGATAACAAATCTTATGAGCCGGCTTGTCCGTTGCCGATCTCGGCAAAGAACACGGTGCAGCTCGCGCACGGCGGGGGCGGGCGGCTCATGCAGGAGTTGGTTCAAAACGTATTCGTGCAGGCATTTGGCAATCCGCTGCCGGACTCCTTGCATGACGGCGCAACATGGCCTGTGGAGAAAGGCACGCTCGCCTTCACTACAGATTCCTACGTGGTGCGTCCGCTGTTTTTTCCCGGCGGCGATATCGGAAGTCTGGCGGTGAACGGCACGATCAACGATCTGGCGATGTGCGGCGCGAAGCCCCTTTATCTGAGTGCGGCGTTCATTCTGGAAGAAGGACTGAGTTTGGACGTGCTCCAGCGAGTCGTGCGCTCGATGGCCGAGGCAGCGCGGGCAGCTGGTGTACCGATTGTGACCGGCGATACGAAGGTTGTGGATCGAGGTAAGGGCGATGGGATCTTCATCAACACGGCTGGGGTTGGTCTGGTGCCGGCCGGAGTCCGCGTGCTGCCGACGTTGATCCAACCGGGCGACGCCGTTCTCGTGAGCGGTGATCTTGGGTCCCACGGCGTGGCGGTACTGAGCGTGCGGGAAGGACTGACATTCACGAGCAATATCGAAAGTGATTCGGCGCCGTTGCATCATATTGTTGCTGACCTACTCGAGAGCGGCATCGACATCCATTGTCTGCGCGATCTTACCCGTGGCGGGCTGGCCAGCGTATTGAACGAACTGGCCCTTGCAGCGAAGGCGGGCATGATTGTGGAGGAGATAGCCATTCCGGTGAACGAGCCGGTGCGTGGAGCCTGTGAGCTGCTAGGCCTCGATCCGCTCTATGTGGCGAATGAGGGGCGCTTCGTCGCGATGGTCCCGGCGCCGCAGGCCGAAGCCGCGCTGGCGGTGATGCACCGGCACAAGACAGCCAGCTTGGCGGCTCAGATCGGGACGGTGGCAGACCGCGATCCTCCGATGGTCGTTCTACGGACTGTTGTCGGCACGCATCGTGTCCTCGATCTGCTGTCGGGCGAGCAACTGCCTCGCATTTGTTGAGCCAAGCAGGAGGACAGCAAGCCGATCATCAGGCCCCACCAACTCTCAGCTGTCTTCAAGAGTTATTGCCCCGCTTGATGCAATCTCATCTCTGAGTATGACGGCCCCACTGCGGCTGTGGCGTTTCGCGACAGTGATCGGTTGACCTTCCGTGGAGTTTTTCCCGACGCTACACCGGTATTGCATTGTAGACGATGCGAAGTCTTGTGCTTTCAACACTTTCAGCTTGGTCGGAGAGGCATGTAGGGTTTCATCCAATGGCACAATGATTGCGCATTGATCCTTCAAGGGTGTTCTGTTCAAGGAGGGTTATGTCATCACGATCCATGGTCTTGTCGGTCTTGTTTACGCTGTTCTGCTTGGGTGGTGCTCATGCTGCATCGGAGGAGAGCAGCAGTCAAAAGGCGTTACGTGAACACTACGATCTTCAAGAGGGCAAGCGTCTCTACGAGCAATATTGCCGGTTTTGCCATGGAGAACAGGGGAAAGGCAAGGCCTTTGATGTGACTCCCCCGCCGGCCGATCTCACGAGTCCCGCCGTTCAGCAGAAGTCAGATTTCGACCTCACACAGATCATTCACGGAGGTGAGCAGGGCACCGCGATGGGAGCCTGGAAATGGACCCTGTCTGACAGGGACAAGCAGAATGTCCTCCGGTACATCCGATCGTTGGCTCAATGATGATCAGCTGAGATGTGAGTGCCATGGCAATGTGAATGTCGTGGCGCACGGAATGGAGAGAGGGGGATGACAAGATTCGTGTTGCGAACATGGGCCTCCCATGCCCGGTTGTCGGGAGCATTCCGTGTAGTACAATCATCGCAGGTGCGCAGCTCACGATGTGTGTCATAACAAGGTCCCGTTGGCTCAGGTAACAAGAGATAAAGGTCTGATACGGATGATCGATACCTCCGGCCGTAGATGTGAACAACGAACGAGTCATGGCGATCAGGCGATTGCATTGATAGTCCGAGGCCTGCTGCTCTGCATAGTCATGGCGGGGATCTCCGGCTGTATCGCGCCTGAAGCGATAGATCTGGGCTCCTATGATCCAGCCCATGATCAGAAAGCCATTGCCCGGTACTATTCGAATCAAGCCATGGCCATGCGCGAAAAATCCAATGCGCAAGCGACCGCTGCGGCGCGTTATGAAGCACTCTTTGGGGCTGAGGCCGACTTGGTCTCCGGCGCGAAGTCATTGGCACACTACTATGAGCAGACCGCCCTGGAGCTGGAACGAGTCGCTCAAGCGCATGCGGCCGTTGCGCGCAGCACGCGAACGCCCGCGGCTGTCCCGTAGGCCGTCAAGTTCGACGGAACGCACAACGCAAGAAGGGGAGGGATATATGAACGCGTCTTTCACCGCTCGGCTGCTTCTTCTCCTGATCCCGCTGCTGATGACCCTTCAGAGTTGCAGCAATATTGTGAATCCAGGAAGTCGAGGGCTGCGGTGGTATCCCCTTTCCAGCGGATTAGCGAAAGAACCGCTCAAGGAAGGATTTTACTGGCGAGCGCCTTGGAACGATGTCTTCGTCTATGACACGAGATGGAAAAGCTTTAGAGAAAAGGTGGATGCGCTGACCGCGGACGATCTGCCTGTTACCGTCTATGCCACGATCACGATGCGCCCCATGCCTGATGAAATCTATTTTCTGGCTCAGGAAGTGGGGCCTGAATGGTACAAGCAGCTGGTTCATCCGCAACTGTTGTCGGCGGTGCGCGGTGTGGTCGCGAACTACTCCATGGTCACCCTCCCGGAGCGCAGCAGTGAAATCGGGAACAAGATCGAAGCGGTGGTGGTTGAAGCATTGAAGGGGCGCCATCTGGACGTGTACAACGTGGCCCTTTCGGAAATGGAATTCTCCCAGATGGTCTTGCGGGCCATCGAACAGAAGCAGGCGAAGGAGCAGGAGAAAGAGCAGAAGAACTTCGAAGTGGTCATTGCGGAGCGCAACGCCGAGATCGCTCGGATTCAAGCCAAAGGAGAGGGCGATTCGTTGAAAATTCGCGCGGAAGGCGAATCCGACAGCATGAGGATCCGCGCCGTGGGGCAGGCGCAGGCGCAGGAGATCATCACCAAGACGCTGACGCCGACCTATTTGCAGTTCAAGCTTTATGAAAACTCCAATGCCAAGACCATCATCGTACCGGAAAGGCTCAATGTTCCGCTGATTCTGAGTCCGGGCGCCGATCACCCGAAATAGGAGTCGTCATGAGACTGGCGCAGTATTTCGAGCATGCCTATGATCCGAAGACGCTTACGGTGCGACAAATCATGGAGGGGTCGGTCTTCACGGTGAGCCCTGAAACCAGAGGGATCAGGATCGCGGAGATCATGACCGAGCGGAATTTTGGGGCGGTGCCCATCGTGGAGCGTGATTCAACGCTTGTCGGCCTCGTGTCAGAATTTGATCTGTTACGGGCCATCGACGAGGGGAAAGATCTTCGCCACATCATGGCGGAAGACATGATGACGAGAAATGTGGTGACGGTGACCGAAGACATGCTGGTGCAGGACTTCATCAAACTCATTCAAGAGAAACATCTCATCCGAACTCCGGTGGTGAAAGGAAACACGTTGGTCGGGATCGCCACGAGACGGGATGCGGTGTTCGCCTATGTGAAGGCCACGGCTTCATATTGGAGGCCAAGGAAGGGCGGAGATCTATAATTCTGGAGCGTGCCACGTCGCTCGGCTTGTAGAGTCTCGGAGCGTTGCAGGACTTATCGCAAATGTAAGAGGACCGATCAAGACGACTGCAACGTGTGTCATGGATCCCTTCCGCACCTCCGACAGTCCGCAACCCTCTCTGCTATCTTCGCCGATCGAACCCACACGTTATGTTCAGGTCCACACGATGCAAAGTGACCATGCCGTTCTCGATCGCGACCTGTTGCGCTTTGCCCCAACCGATTTAATGCATAGATTGCATTGCATGCTTTGGCTGTTCTTTCCTTTCCAAGTGTGAGCCGCTCGTCATATCCGTAAAAATAACCGTGCGCCGAATTTGACCTTGCGGGGTCTCTCTAGGTGGACTAGAATCAACTTCTCTCGCCATGACACCCAAAGCCGCCAAAAAAGAGCGTTGGGTGAGGGCACGACCGCTTTCGCCGGTATCCCACGCCGAAGATCGGCAAGGGAAGGCGGTCGAATCGGCAAAAGACGATTTCTTCGCCGAAGCCTTCCGCCTAAGTCCTCACCCGATCGGTATCACGGAACTTGAGACCGGGGTTTGTCTGGAAATCAATGACGCCGGTCTGGAGACGTTCGGCTTTCACCGGGACGAAGTCATCGGAAAGACGACGTTGATGTTAGGGATCTGGCCTGATCCTCGTGAGCGGGTCCGGCTCATCGATCGATTGAAATCTGAAAAGTCGGCCATAACTCTTGAAGTGTCGCTGCGGATGAAGAGCGGTGAATCGCGACAATTTCTCATTTCCACAGACTTGATCACGCTCGGGGGAACGCCTTGTCTCCTGACGATAGGCAATGACATTACCGAGCGCAAGAGGGCGGAGGAGGCGCTGCATCAGACCCATGAAGAGTTGGAACAACGCGTCCAGGAAAGAACCGTCGACCTCGAGCGAGCCAATGCGGCGATGCGGGATAGTGAGCAGCGGTTCCGTTTGTTCATCGAGCATGTGCCGGCTGCCATTGCGATGTTTGACCGCAACATGCGGTATTTGGCGGCTAGTCGCCGTTGGATGGAAGACTATCGGCTCACCGGAGCTATCCTCGGCCAATCGCATTATGACCTGCTTCCCGTGATTGCACCACGATGGAAGGAGATCCATCGCCGCGGACTGGCGGGAGAAATTCTGAGCGCAGATGAAGACCGGTTCGTTCGAGATGATGGCTCCCCGCAGTGGATCACCTGGGATGTTCGCCCCTGGTATAGCGGCGATGAGGTCGGCGGCATCGTGATTGCCACGGAAGATGTGACGGCTCGCGTGGAAGCACAGAACGCCTTGCATGAAAGGAAGGAACGGTCCGACCAGGTCATTCAGTTGGCCAACTTCGGCATTTTCGATCATGACCACCGCACCGGAAAAATGTACTGGTCTCCCGCGATGAGAGAAATCTACGGAGTGGGGCCGGATGATCAAACGTCTTTCGAGGGGTATATCCAATTACTGCATCCGGAAGACCGCGAAGCAGTGGTGCTGGCCGTCAAGCAGGCTCAAGATCCTACCGGTGACGATCTCTTTTCGGTAGAACACCGTGTGGTGCACCGTGACGGGAGTGTCCGGTGGGTGAGTTTTCGGTCATGGACGTTATTCGACAATGAAGGGCCGGAGCGTCGCCCTACGCGCACCTTGGGGGCGATGATCGATATCACAAAACGGAAACAGGCGGAGGAGGCGCTTCATCGCAACCAGCTGGAATTGCATCTGCAGCAAGTGCAATTGGAAGAACTGACGTCTAAGCTGCTGGCGGCGCAGGAGCATGAGCGGAAGCGAATTGCCCGTGATCTGCACGACGATGTGAGCCAGCGATTGGCCGCCTTGGTCTTGGAAGTCGCATCCTTGGAACAGCATCCTTCTACTGTATCCGGTGGGCTTGCTCGATCGCTGGCGCCACTTCGTGAACAATTGGAGCAGCTGTCTGACGATGTGCACACGCTCGCGTACCGGCTTCATCCCTCGCTGTTGGAGCACGCAGGATTGCGCCCGGCGGTCGAGGACCATGTTCAGCAGGTTTCTCGGCGCACGGGCCTGCCCATTCATCTGAAGATTCTTGATGTTCCGAACGCGGTGCCGCTTGATCAGGCGACCTGTCTCTTCCGCGTCATGCAGGAAAGCGTCCAAAATGTGGTGAAACATGCGCAGGCCACGGTCGTGACGGTCCAGCTCCGTGGGTCATCAAAGGGAGTCGCTCTGTCCGTCGTCGATAATGGGAAGGGATTTGACCCACAGGACCTGCGCACCCATCAACAGGGGTTGGGATTGAGCAGCATGGAAGAACGGCTGCGACAACTACACGGGTTCTTTCGAATTCAATCTCGCCCATCCCACGGCACCAAGGTCTGTGCGTGGGTGCCTTGCGAGGTGAAGGTCGCATGAATCGCCCCCGGATCCTAATGGCCGATGATCATGCCATCGTCCTAGCCGGACTTCGTAAGCTCGTGGAAGCCGAGGGTGAAGTGGTCGGCATGGTGGAGGACGGGCGAGCATTGGTGGAAGCGGCGCAGCAGCTTCGTCCCGACATCGTATTGTTGGATATCTCGATGCCGTTGCTCAACGGACTCGATGCGGCGCGCCAGATAAGTAAGCTGGTGCCGGAAAGCAAGCTGATCTTCCTGACCATGCATGCCACCCCCACCTATGCGACCGAAGCATTTAAGGCCGGGGCCTCGGGCTATCTGATAAAGCGGTCCGCCGCCGTGGAGCTCAAGCAAGCCATTCAGGCGGTGATGAGAGGACAACACTATATGACCCCGCTTATCACGAAAGATGTCTTGGCAGCGACACTCCAATCCTCCGGTGGTCAGCCCAGTAAGCCCTTGGTGACTTCCCTGACACAGCGGCAACGGGAGGTGTTACAGCTCGTGGCCGAGGGAAAAGGTACCAAGGCCATCGCCTCGATCCTGAACATTTCTGTAAAAACCGTGGAGTTTCACAAGTTTCGCATTATGAGTGAACTCGATCTCCACTCGACTGCCGAGCTCGTCAAATATGCGATCGCCGAGGGCCTGGTAAGTGTATCCTCGTAGTTGCGCCCGCTGGTACAGTCTACTACCCAATGTAGGACATGATATTGCTCACTACATCATGATGATTTCATATACCGGTGTTACCATTCCGCACTAGTAATTTCCCCATACCATTCTAGTGGGCTTCCTAGTTCACAAGGTCCGTCCCATATCCTTACTATTAGTGAACGAAAGGATGTTTCGTTTTTGTACTCTTTGTACATTGGCGCTTGCAATACCTGTTCTTTGAGCAGCGAGGGTCCTTCGTAATAAGAGGTCGTTGTAAGTTTTAACCATTGTGCAGGGTGAAAATGTATGCAAGTTTCAGCGATCATCGACCGTGTTTATCATGCCTTAGAGCAGTTTGGCACTACTTGCTCCATGGAAGAGGTGGTCGGGCTTTGTCCAGACCTGACGTGGAACCAAGTGTATCTGGCCATTGACTATTTGAACAAGACCGGAAAGGTCTCCGTGACCCTCGATCCAGACAGGACGTACACAGTCCGGGTGTATCCATCAGCCGCCGAGACAACATTCTCCCCCAAGCAAGATCACGCCCATAGCGCTGCCTAGAACCTCGCTCAAAATTAAAAAATGCCTCATGGATTGAGCAGCCCTTCCGCGGTGGTCTGAGCCCTCTCTCTGCACTTCTAACGATTCTGCAAGTTTTCAATGCCGGAATTCACCCGCATGAGGTTGCTGCCTCTTTGTAGAATAGTTTCAAAGACAAGATGCGTTCTCAATAAATCTCTAGAAGAGGGAAGGTTCTACTTGACAGTCGATGTGTTCAGGAATAAATTTACGCCCCAGAAAAATCCCAAAGGGCCATGGGGCCAAGTTGTTGGCTGACTCGTGTCGGTGTCATGCTTGTCAGCTTTATCCGGGGAGAAAGGATTTCTGCCGGCCTCAATTCCTTGGGAGGTGTGCTGTGGGATATCACTTCGTAGCGTGACGGGTCCGGACGAAAGGAGTAACCATGGATAGTACCTTCTTAATGTTTGCAATTGTGATGCTCGTGATCTTCATCGGCGGCATTATCGTGTACAAGAAGAGCGAGTAAACCGCCCTCTACACTATATCGTCGTTTCGTGAAGGGCTTAGTGCTTTGTGGCCTATTCTAGTGGCTGTGATGGATGCTGAGCTCAAGCTTAGGAGTTTGTCTTTTTTAGCCGTCCCTCCTGGCACTGTTCCCTCGTGCTTTTGAGTATTTATTCCGCCGGGGTATTACAACTGCAAGACGGTTAAAGGTGGCGCCAAGCCGAATCGCAGGCTACAAGCGACGCTGAGCCGAATATAATCGCTATTCTCGGACGGCCTTGGCTCGTTTTTGGAGATAGGCATTGCGGACCGCGGCATAAAGGTCGAGCGTCGATTCTTCAACCCCCTGGAACTTTTCTAAATTCAGGGAGCGTTCATTGACGACTTCAGTCGCGCGCGCACCAATCGATATGCCATACGTGGCCGCCCGCTCATCGATGGACACCACTGTCGGAATGGAATCGATGTTATGCATGGTCGGCAGGATGAGCCAGTAAATCGGATTGAGGGCGATGTCTCCGGCATAGCCGAGAAGATCTCGAGCCGTATACGGTCCTAGAATCGGTATCATGAGATAGGGGCCGGGTGGCACTCCATAAAACCCAAGCGTTTGTCCCGTATCCTCTTCCGGTGTCGTCAGCTTGAAGTAGTGTTGGGCTACATCGAAAAATCCGCCGATCCCGACCGTTGTATTGATGAGAAACCGCCCGACTTCGATCCCGGCTCCTTTGAATTTTCCTTGAAACATATTGTTCAGGAATCGCGGGGTCGCACGACTATTGTAGAAGATATTGCCGATGCCGACCTGGACGATATTAGGAACGACGAAGTTGTAGCCCTTCGCGACCGGCTTCAGCACCCAGCGATCGAGCTGCCAGTTGAATTCAAACACCTTACTGTTCAGCGGTTCCCACGGGTCGTACTCGTCGCCTGCCTCATCGCCCGGTTTAGAAAACGGATCGAGTGGCTCTTCGGAAGACGCGTCGTGGCCCGGCGCTTCTGACGGAACGGTCTTGGGATCGGCATCAGCGACAAGAATGAGCTGAGCATTCTGTCCGATGGTTGGGCTGAGTGAGCTTGTCGAACCCTTTTGAGTAACGCAACCCGAGAGCGCGATCAATAAGACAGTAAGAATGATTCCAAATTGACTTCGCCTGAAGCAGACCGGCCTACGCATAGCTGTTGTCTTCATGCTTTGAATAACCTTCTTGAGAGTAATAAAACGGGCATTGAGCACACGGTGCCGCACTCTATCAAAAAAGTCGATTCACCCGCCAATCAAATATTTCGGAATTGTTCTTGTGGACGGAGACCATGGGCTACGCCCGCCGAGCATCCGTAGAAGACGGCTCTCCGTCATCCAAGAAAGCGCTCCAGTTCATGACCAAACAATTCACGGCCGAGCCTGATGCCAAGCCGCTCCTGATTCTGCTGGTCCATATGATGCCGTCTTCGCGCTATGCGATGGCGAAGGAGGCGGGGGAACAATGGCTCGCGCAGGAGGCGGCCAAGCTTGAAAAAGTCGGGTATCGCGTCAGACAGTTTCCTGTGTGGGGCCGGCCGCTGAGGAGATTATGAAAGTGGTGAGTCGTGAACAGCCGAATCTGATGGTCATCGCTCACACGGAAACAGAACCATCGCTCGCCTCTGAGAGAGACGAGCGATGGCATTCATCGGAAGGGGTTCGACGAAACGAAAGGGCCCTTGCCCTGAGAAATGTCTCTCTCCAGCAAACCTAATCATCTAACGTGCAAGAGTACTTCTCAGAAAGATGAGGCCTTCCTCCAGGAGGAATCCCAATGCTGGGCCGGCGAACTATGCGCCTTTCTTGTACACCACAAGACCACCAACGAGAAGCGCAGCCATCACCCCCACGAACATCCACAACATATCCATAACCGCTCCTTTCGGTTGAGAAAGATTACAAAACCCTTGCATTTGCAAGGAGCAACTCTTGTGCTTGGATGGATCGAGGACAGCAGTCCATAAACTCCTGAAAAGAGGTGTCTACAACGCGCTATATGCCAAACCTATTCAGCGAGCTGGGGAAAATGTCATCAAGGCTGTCCAGTCAACTGGACAGATCAACGAGATGGAACAACAATCGAATGTCTGCAATGGCTTGGCTGAAGGGGCTAAAAAGCGATCAGGCGGCCACGTCCATGGGGCGCCGACAAGTCTTGGTCGGGGCCGATCGGGACAATGCGGGTCGGGTTGATGTCGTCATGCGTGATGTAGTAGTGGCGTTTGATGTGGTCGACATTGACGGTTTCGGCGATGCCATCGGTTTGGTAGAGATCTTTCAGATACCCGAACAGGTTCGGGTAGTCGACGATTCGCCGAAGATTGCATTTGAAATGGCCGTGATACACGGCATCGAACCGAACCAATGTGACAAAAAGCCGCCAGTCGGTTTCCACGAACTCCGGTCCGAATAAGTAACGGTGGGTTGCCAAGCGCGCATCGAGTTGATCCAGCGCGGTAAATAATCGCCGTGCCGCTCGTTCATAGCTGTGTTGGGATGTGGCAAACCCCGCGCGATAGACTCCATCGTTCACATTCTCGTAGATGAACGTGTTGAGCTCATCGATTTCTTGCCGGAGGCCATCCGGATACAAATCAATCGGGCTTTCGGTGAATCGATTGAACTCACCGTTGAAAATTCTCATCAGATCGTCATCGGAGTTGGTGACGATACGTCTGGTGACGGAGTCCCACAGCACAGGCACTGTAATACGTCCGATATAGTTCGGGTCCGTCGCTTTGTAAGCGTCTCGGAGAAACTGAAATCCATTGATGGAATCTAGGGAATGCCCTGCCCCTTCTCGAAATGCCCATCCTCGCTCGTCACGAATGGGATCCACGACGGTCATGCCGATCACAGGCTCCAGCTTCTTGAGCTTACGCACAATGATCGTGCGGTGGGCCCAGGGGCAGGCCCATGACACGTAGAGATGGTAGCGTCCGGCCGCGGCGGGATAGCCCGAACTACCGTCGGCTGTCACCCACCTTCGGAACACGTCCGGCTGGCGCACGAACTCACCGGCCGGCGATTGTTCGTTTGGAAATTGGGCTCGAACTTCCATACAGCGGCACTCCCTTATACACCAGTATCTCATATCCGCAACCACTGTGCAGGGGAGAGTCGCTCTGCATGGCTGTCGCATTTCGCGACAGCCTCAAGCGATCACAGTAGCAAAAGGCCACGAATATACGGCGATGCATGGGAAATACAGCATATTCGGGAGGCATGCGCCGTGCGAGAAACTTACAGTCGGGGACAGGTGGATGACATCCGATGGCGAAGAGCGGATCAAGGAGATGAGATTTGTGGCTCATACCTGCCTGAATCAGCGCATGCTCAAATGCCGTGCTCGAGTCATGCATGGCCTGGCGGTTTGCGTGATTCTAGCGGCGGGCATCGCGTGCGAAAATAAACCGTCAGAGACCTCCACCGTCAAACCCGACTTGCCTTCCGCCCGAACGGGGTTGTTGCGCCTGACGCCGCAAGAGTTGTCTCGAATGCGGCTGGAACTGATATCCGTAGCGCAGGGGCAGCTTCTTTCACATCGTGAGTTTCCCGCGACTGTCCAGGCGAACCAAAATGAATCGGCTGAGGTCACTACTCTGATCCGTGGCCGGGTTGTGAAAGTCCACGTCGATGTCGGGCAGGACGTGAAAAAGGGCGCTCTCTTGGCGATGCTCCACAGTGTGGACCTGGGCGTCTCGGAAGGAGACTATCTCAAGGCCGGGGCAAGGCTCCATGAAGCGGAGCGAGCGCATCTCCGCGCCCAGGATCTGTACGAAAACAAGGCCGTCAGTCTCGCTGAATTGCAACGACGCGAGGCCGCCATGAAGACGGCGCGCGCCGAACTGCGGGAAGCAAAGAACCGACTCGAACTGCTCGGTGTGCCGCCGGAGGAGATCGAGAGGCTTGAACGGGAATTGACCATCAAGGCCGACATGCCTCTACGCGCGCCGTTCGATGGGCGAGTGATCACGCGCAACATCACACGGGGAGAAGTCGTCGAAACAGAACAGACGCTCTTTACCGTGGCCGATCTCACGGATGTGTGGGTGATCGGCAATGTGCCGGAGAAAGACGTGCGGTTCATCCTCAAGGACCAGAAGGTCACCGTGGTCGTGGCGGCCTATCCCCATGCGATCTTCAGCGGGGCCATCACCTATGTCGGAGACGTGCTTGATCCCGCAACCCGCGCCATGAGCCTCCGGGTCACCGTGCCGAACCCGGATCGTCTCTTGAAACCAGAAATGTTCGCCATCATCAGCGTGTCGGCAACCTCAAGCCCTGACGTGCTGAGCGTTCCGCTCGCGGCTGTCCAGGATGGGCCCGCCGGCCCGATGGTGTTCGTTCAACGGGAGCCCGGTGTGTTCGAGCCGCGGCCGATCAAGTTGGGGAACGAAGAGGGAGACGTGATCAGAGTCTTGGAGGGGGTGAAGGCCGGCGAGCAGGTTGTGACGAAAGGCTCCTTTGCCCTCAAGTCAGAAATGGAACGGCACAAGATCGAGCCCTCGTTATGATCGTCTCGCTTCTGGAATTCTCGCTGCGTCAGCGAATACTGGTCCTGGGTCTGGCCTGTCTGCTGTCCGTCGTCGGCGTGATTGCCTTTGAGTCGATTCCGATCGATGCCTACCCCGACGTGACGAACATCCAAGTACAGATACTGAGCGAAGCGGCGGGGCTGTCGCCGGTCGAAGTCGAGCGGTTCATCACCTATCCGCTCGAACTTCAGATGACAGGGTTGCCCGGATTGGCGGAAATCCGGTCTCTTTCAAAATTTGCGCTCTCCCAAATCACAG harbors:
- a CDS encoding glutathione S-transferase family protein; the encoded protein is MEVRAQFPNEQSPAGEFVRQPDVFRRWVTADGSSGYPAAAGRYHLYVSWACPWAHRTIIVRKLKKLEPVIGMTVVDPIRDERGWAFREGAGHSLDSINGFQFLRDAYKATDPNYIGRITVPVLWDSVTRRIVTNSDDDLMRIFNGEFNRFTESPIDLYPDGLRQEIDELNTFIYENVNDGVYRAGFATSQHSYERAARRLFTALDQLDARLATHRYLFGPEFVETDWRLFVTLVRFDAVYHGHFKCNLRRIVDYPNLFGYLKDLYQTDGIAETVNVDHIKRHYYITHDDINPTRIVPIGPDQDLSAPHGRGRLIAF
- a CDS encoding efflux RND transporter periplasmic adaptor subunit, whose amino-acid sequence is MTSDGEERIKEMRFVAHTCLNQRMLKCRARVMHGLAVCVILAAGIACENKPSETSTVKPDLPSARTGLLRLTPQELSRMRLELISVAQGQLLSHREFPATVQANQNESAEVTTLIRGRVVKVHVDVGQDVKKGALLAMLHSVDLGVSEGDYLKAGARLHEAERAHLRAQDLYENKAVSLAELQRREAAMKTARAELREAKNRLELLGVPPEEIERLERELTIKADMPLRAPFDGRVITRNITRGEVVETEQTLFTVADLTDVWVIGNVPEKDVRFILKDQKVTVVVAAYPHAIFSGAITYVGDVLDPATRAMSLRVTVPNPDRLLKPEMFAIISVSATSSPDVLSVPLAAVQDGPAGPMVFVQREPGVFEPRPIKLGNEEGDVIRVLEGVKAGEQVVTKGSFALKSEMERHKIEPSL